A single region of the Glycine max cultivar Williams 82 chromosome 20, Glycine_max_v4.0, whole genome shotgun sequence genome encodes:
- the LOC102669768 gene encoding 3-ketoacyl-CoA synthase 19 — protein MDLLFLCLLPFLLYSFFTFYKLIILQRRSGQACYMLAYECFMPPEDTKLDTNSAAKIVLRNRKLRLEELRFLLKTIVSSGIGENTYCPRTVLEGREECPTLKDTYEEIDEIMFDTLDNLFKKTGIRPSEVDILVVNVSLFSPAPSLTARIINRYKMRENIKAFNLAGMGCSASVVAIDVVQQLFKTYENSVGVVVSTEDLGAHWYCGRDKKMMLSNCLFRSGGCSMMFTNKASLKSRAILKLKHMERTQYGADDEAYNCCIQMEDELGYSGFLLTKSLVKSAAQALTVNLQAMAPNILPLWEMVRFFFASIWYSGMKKRELLPFVTGMVLGKGNKKKTKLNVLGGGLNFKAGIEHFCVHPGGRAVIDGVGKGLRLNEYDLEPARMALHRWGNTSAGGLWYVLGYMEAKKRLKKGDRILMISLGAGFKCNNCVWEVMRDLSDTNVWKDCIETYPPDTLNNPFKEKYDWINDEYLSFVRLDFSRMVL, from the coding sequence AAGCATGCTACATGTTGGCTTACGAGTGCTTTATGCCCCCAGAAGACACGAAACTCGACACGAACTCCGCAGCAAAAATCGTGCTACGAAATAGAAAGCTGAGGTTGGAGGAGTTAAGGTTCCTCCTGAAAACCATCGTGAGTTCTGGTATTGGGGAGAACACTTACTGCCCCAGAACCGTTCTGGAAGGGAGAGAAGAGTGTCCAACTCTGAAGGACACGTACGAGGAGATAGACGAGATCATGTTCGATACACTGGACAACCTCTTCAAGAAGACAGGAATTCGTCCCTCGGAGGTAGACATCCTTGTGGTGAACGTGTCCTTGTTCTCCCCAGCACCTTCTCTCACAGCACGCATCATAAACAGGTACAAGATGAGGGAGAACATCAAGGCCTTCAACCTTGCCGGAATGGGGTGCAGTGCGAGCGTTGTTGCTATCGATGTCGTGCAACAGCTTTTCAAGACTTACGAGAACTCCGTTGGGGTTGTTGTGAGCACTGAGGATCTCGGTGCGCATTGGTACTGCGGAAGGGACAAGAAAATGATGCTTTCTAACTGTCTCTTTCGCTCTGGTGGCTGCTCCATGATGTTTACGAACAAGGCTTCTCTCAAGAGCCGTGCGATATTGAAACTGAAGCACATGGAGAGGACTCAGTATGGTGCTGATGATGAGGCTTACAACTGCTGCATACAGATGGAGGATGAGTTAGGGTATTCAGGTTTTCTCCTCACCAAGAGTCTTGTGAAGAGTGCTGCTCAAGCCTTGACGGTGAATCTTCAAGCGATGGCGCCAAATATTCTGCCACTGTGGGAAATGGTGAGGTTCTTTTTTGCATCTATATGGTATAGTGGGATGAAGAAGAGGGAGCTGCTACCCTTTGTCACTGGGATGGTTCTTGGAAAGGGTAATAAGAAGAAgacaaagttgaatgtgttgGGAGGGGGTTTGAATTTCAAAGCTGGGATAGAGCACTTTTGTGTGCACCCTGGTGGGAGGGCAGTTATTGATGGGGTTGGTAAGGGTTTAAGGCTCAATGAATATGACCTTGAGCCTGCAAGGATGGCACTTCACCGTTGGGGTAACACTTCTGCTGGTGGACTTTGGTATGTTTTAGGGTACATGGAGGCCAAGAAGAGGCTCAAGAAGGGGGATAGGATCCTCATGATTAGTCTTGGAGCTGGGTTCAAGTGCAACAACTGTGTTTGGGAGGTCATGAGGGACTTGTCTGATACTAATGTGTGGAAGGACTGCATAGAAACTTACCCTCCAGACACACTAAACAACCCTTTCAAGGAAAAGTATGATTGGATCAATGATGAATATCTTAGCTTTGTGAGGTTGGATTTTAGCAGGATGGTCCTTTAG